The Coffea arabica cultivar ET-39 chromosome 2c, Coffea Arabica ET-39 HiFi, whole genome shotgun sequence genome includes the window AATCTTTTTCGGATGCATTAAAAGAGATAAGAAATAACTTAATCTCCTGCATGCAGTAGTACCGAAGATCCTTAGTTTGCTCTAGCTTTTATTTATTAGTTTGCTAATTTCCCTTCACCACAAGTTTGGTAAGAAAATATGGAAATTGCAATAAAGAATAACAAGCAATATATAATCAAGTTAGGTATGAGGTTTTATACAATACTCTCATCCATCCGAAATATACTTCCACCTATACAATCTACAGAAAGATGATTCTGAAACAAAGAACAATATATAGTTATCCACGTAGTAACATTAATTCCTAGCTAGTCATCATATAATATCAGTTGGCAAATATTTCGTAAAACGTAagatttatctaattaacttaTATGGAGGTGTAGACCAACCACCTTTTTGCATAATTATGTATCAAattcaatttgaaaaaaaaaaaaaagtgttcaaATCTAGACCCTTAATTAACTCAGAGATAAAAGTCTTTCACATATCCGTTAGGTAATAGTCTAACTTTTCACCAAATTTTGTGCTAAAAGAGTTTTAGTTTAGCTTCAGTTGCCCGACCTGGAGAAATATTTGATGCCATGGTCATGTCTACATTGCTTGCCCCTCGACTTCTGTGTTCTTTTCACCCTTTCGTGTTCCATACTTCTATGAGCAATGGTCCTTGATCTCCAATCTGAAAATTCCTTGGCCTCAGCTTTGCCATGGATTGCTTCATTAAGTTAAAGTCAAGATATTTTCTTGTTGGAACCGGCAAAGTTGGTTCAGAAGGAAAAGGGTAGTTGAGAACTCATTGAAACAATTCACGAACAATTTGGTGTAGCCTCCAATCTCATCAAACCAAAACCAAATAGGAACTGTCGAATCTAGTTGTTACCTCAACCAaaggttaaaaacaaaaattaataaaaaggtAAGCTTTATATATTGTAGCCTACACTTGTTAACATGATAGAAAACCAACCTTTTTGAGGCCTATGCATGATTGATTACTTTACTTTGATTAGCTCCACAGATATAAGGCTGGCTGGCTGGCTGGCTTTTCATCATTTGTTCTTGCATACGGTTCTTTGAGCTTTCGAGTTATCATGATCAGTTCTATGGGAAAAACTAGCATTTTCTCTCTTCTGCTCCTTCTGTTGTTTCTTTCTGGCACTATTTTCATTTTCCAAGCAAaggcagaaacactaaacaatgCCGGGAAGAATTCAGTTCGAgccatttttgtttttggagATTCTACTGCGGACCCTGGAAATAATAACTACATAAGCACCGCATTTAAGAGCGACTTTCCACCTTATGGAAGAGATTTCTCCAACCAAATTCCAACGGGAAGATTTACTAATGGAAGGCTGGCTAATGATTATATTGGTGAGTCCCTAGTAGTAGTACATTTGATTTCTTTCTTTGAGTGAAATTAAGAAACAATTAAGTTAAAGATCAAAAACCTATACATATGTACAATGTTTAAGTACCATgattgtatgtatttttttttaaaattttaatttttgcataCATGATTGTAACACACAAATTTGGTCATGGTTATAAAGTGCAGCCAAATACCTTGGTATCAAAGATTTAGTGCCACCTTATCTGGATCCAAACCTCAAAATTGAGGAATTGGTGAGTGGAGTCAGTTTCGCATCTGCTGGATCCGGATTTGACCCGCTCACACCACGAATAGGGGTCTGCTGTCTCCATCACTCTCTCTTAACTAGCTAGAACGAAAATAATTCAGAGTTATAAAACCCATATGctgaattttttattaaaaaaaaaaatttttttaacaatctTCTGCAGAATGTGATCTCCCTGTCAAAGCAGCTGGAGTACTTCAAAGAGTATCAATTAAAAGTGGCCGCAGCAATCGGGCAGGAGAAGACTGGAGAACTAATAAGAAATGCCATGTTCCTTGTTAGTGCTGGCACAAACGACTTTGTCGTCAATTATTTCACTATGCCGATTCGAAGGAAAAGCTATACCATTTCAGCTTACACAGACTTTTGTCTGCAAAACGTACAGCATTTCTTGCAGGTTGGTTCCCCACCCAACCCCGGCCCAAATTGCAATTtgtataatttttcttttcatctagACAGCTAATATTTGCATCGTCATGTACGTATATGTTGTTGgcttcttgattttctttttcaatacgGCATTGAATTCAAGGGAATTATGGCGCTGAATGAAACATAGAAATAAATGTTGGTCCAATCTTGAGCTTCAACCATATGGTCCATAAACATGCATCTGTATATTTTAATAGAAAGTAGCCTTTTATTGATCTTTACTTGCAAAGGCAGGGACGGAAAACTATAACTtgatgctctctctctctctctctctctctgttttttttttttcccaaaatttttttcccttttgggaaaaaaaatttcatggtCCCTTCAAAGATGGTGGTAGTATGGGGAAGAGGGGAAACACAATTTTGATTGTGTTTGGATAGCCAACTTTTGAATCTTTTATTTTGTCATTATGAACACTACATCTCTAAAATAGTTGGACGTGGGTTGACT containing:
- the LOC113726100 gene encoding GDSL esterase/lipase At5g45960-like, which translates into the protein MISSMGKTSIFSLLLLLLFLSGTIFIFQAKAETLNNAGKNSVRAIFVFGDSTADPGNNNYISTAFKSDFPPYGRDFSNQIPTGRFTNGRLANDYIAKYLGIKDLVPPYLDPNLKIEELVSGVSFASAGSGFDPLTPRIGNVISLSKQLEYFKEYQLKVAAAIGQEKTGELIRNAMFLVSAGTNDFVVNYFTMPIRRKSYTISAYTDFCLQNVQHFLQDLWDVGARRIGVVGLPPMGCLPVVITIYADHPLTSRGCVESMSSVAQDYNRKLQNQLNATQIRLAANGSRIAYLDVYGPLAEITSQGRKYDFDEVSRGCCGTGWLETSFMCNPRSFVCPDASKYVFWDSIHPTEKSYGLVFQARRPTIDYIVSD